GATTATCGTAGCAGAACAGATTTTTATCCCCATAACGTCATCAAAAAACTCTAAAATCCTTTTATAGGGAATAAACTGGTAGTTTTTACAGTAAATTGCTGAAGCTAAAATATTAGGACCATACTGGACGGGATATTTCACAGATTCTGGAAAAGAAGCTTTATTTGATTTTCCACAGTGAGTACAGGTCTTAATCTGACTTCGATGTTCCGTAACAATTAGATTTACAGGAGGAATATCAAAAATTTGTCTTCTCTCATAAGCTTCAACTTCAACATCCTCAAGAGTATGTCCACATTCTTTGCAGCAGGTCAAAGAATGTTCAATTACCTAATCAGGATCATTAACCATATCAAGAGTTGTGCCTGGATGACCTTCTTGACCTCCAGGTTTCTTCCCACTCTTTTTCCGGAGACTCTTGGGATTAGGTTTTTCTTTGACTGAAAAGTCAGTAGAAGGAGGTTTACTGCTGTTTCTGCTATTTTGATTTAAGCGAGATTCTAAAATCCTTACACGTTCTTCTAGTTCAGCAATTCGAATAGCTTGTTCTTCTATGATAGTTTCAAGTCTCTGGATTACAGAAATTACAGCTTCAGGACCAGCTTCATAGATAACGAGGATCTCTTCACGTGTAAGCATAATAACGAAACAAAATAGGATTCAATTTATATGCAATTTTTCCTCGAAAAGAGGAAAAATTGTAGCCTTTCAAAGGCTACCTGAATTGTTACGAAAATCGATTAATTCGACGATGTTGTATCTGACAAAGTCAAGCTATGTACCCATCAGAAATAAATTATCACGGGTTTTTAAGTTCCTTTTTTTAAGCAAAAGTATTCGGGGGAGATTGAGTAGTTTGCTGGTAGAAAAAATACATTTCAACTGATTGGGAATGGGGGAAGATTTTTCATTTCGTATTCGGTGGGCCAGTTTCGGATCACCCCAATGAAATAAGTAAAGGTCACGAGTTATGAGAAAAGGATGATTCCGGGGTGGATGTATTATAAAAAAAGTAAAAGTGTAAGTCCGCTTGAGCGAAGTTCACTTTATAACCCTAAATTAGCCCTCTTGAGCGATACAAAAAGGGCAGCTTCCTGCAGAGCCGCAACTCGACCGACGCGAAATTCGGGTTAGTATCTATCTTCTCTGGGTTTCCTGTGCTTAGGAAGACATTCTCTACAGTAAACGGGTCTCTCCGGGTCAGGTTTGAAAGGTACTTCGGTTTCAACACCACAATCAGAGCATTTTGTCTTGTGCATTTCCCTGGGAGCTCCGAAACCTCCGCGGTTGCTGTCTCTTCCCCTACTTCCTCTGTCATTATAAGCCACTTTGTTTCACCCTGGTTTTAGTTGTTAGTTATTGCTGAAAAATAAGATTGTATACTACTCTTTGGTTAAAAACAAAAATTGGTTTTTAACAACAGATCGTTATACATCTATTTTCAATACACATACATTGCACTTAAAATATATAAATTTTTCATAATAATAGTAAACATGTTTTCTTTTGAATAGAAGAAAACTTCGTGAGCAGGCTTTGTGATCAGGTTTTATGATAAGGGTTTGTGATCAGGGTTTGTGATCAGGGTTTATGGAACAAGATAAACTGCCTGAAATCCCAATTCCGGCGGATTATCCGATAAAACAAAATATATCGGCCCTACAAAGTGCTCTTTTCAAATCCGTAAAAGATCACTGGTTTTTGAGTTCTCGATTTCTGTAATAAGATTCAGGAGAGATTCCAGCAGACCGCTGGCAGGAAAAATATATTAAAATAGAAACAAGAGGGGGTAAAAGAAATTTCAACATCTTTCAACATCTTTCAACATCTTCATTCTGATATTTAAATTTAAATCAGTTATTAATGTAGCCTTTTCGCTCAAGCCATTCTACCTGGGGCCTTGTATATTTCCAGGTTACTTCGGCTTTGGAGTTTTGAACTTCCCAGGGATTAGCTATGACAACGTCGCCTTCGCGGATCCACATCCTCCTCTTTTTAGAGCCAGGAATCCGGCCCATACGGACAATCCCATCCATACATTGAAGTGTTACTCTTTTCGAGCCAAGTAAACACGCAACTGTTGCCAGGACTTCATTTCTGTCCTTGCGAGGGATTCGTACCCTGGATACTTCAGGGGTATCTCTTGAGTTTACTGGTTTTGTGGTTCCTAATCTTCTTTTTCTAATAGTGCTTCTGTAATTAGCCAGGTTAATTCCTCCTTGATAAACTGTGATTATTTTTTTTATAATTTTTGTGTTGAATAATTCATACCGGTTCACATTCTCAATGCCGGTTTATCCTTACTTTTCCCTGCCGGATGAGGTGGAAATAAGTAAAGAAACAAAGAGAGTAAACCAAAAAACAAAAGGAAAAAATGAATCAGGTGTTAATGTACACTTAATTACTAAATTAATACCCGATGCAGATTATTTTTGGAATATCCTGTGGTTAGGAAGATATTCCCTGCAATATACTGGCCTGCCTTCGGTGGGTTTGAACGGTACTTCGGTCTCAACACCGCAGTCAGAACAGGTCACTTTTGTCATTTCCCTTGGTCCACTGTTACCGCGGAAACCTCCGGAATTTCCCCTGAAATT
The Methanosarcina sp. WWM596 DNA segment above includes these coding regions:
- a CDS encoding CxxC-x17-CxxC domain-containing protein, with product MAYNDRGSRGRDSNRGGFGAPREMHKTKCSDCGVETEVPFKPDPERPVYCRECLPKHRKPREDRY
- the eif1A gene encoding translation initiation factor eIF-1A is translated as MRKRRLGTTKPVNSRDTPEVSRVRIPRKDRNEVLATVACLLGSKRVTLQCMDGIVRMGRIPGSKKRRMWIREGDVVIANPWEVQNSKAEVTWKYTRPQVEWLERKGYINN
- a CDS encoding CxxC-x17-CxxC domain-containing protein, producing the protein MVFKDRNFRGNSGGFRGNSGPREMTKVTCSDCGVETEVPFKPTEGRPVYCREYLPNHRIFQK